A window of the Desulforapulum autotrophicum HRM2 genome harbors these coding sequences:
- a CDS encoding response regulator, which yields MVQPFRLLIVEDDEDILLSFNEFFSALPQYEVETATNGLDALKILKQGSKDFHALITDLVMPNISGVGLITITRKLSPDTRIIAITGWGDHPGALASEAAADMVLNKPIDLFEIERFLMKLLTNPKSTRQDEK from the coding sequence ATGGTTCAACCGTTCAGGCTTCTGATAGTCGAAGATGACGAGGATATTCTTCTTTCATTCAATGAATTTTTTTCGGCCCTGCCCCAATATGAGGTGGAAACAGCAACCAACGGTCTGGATGCCCTGAAAATACTCAAGCAGGGTTCAAAAGATTTCCATGCCCTGATCACTGATCTTGTGATGCCCAATATCAGCGGCGTGGGTTTGATAACCATTACCCGGAAACTGTCCCCGGATACGAGGATTATCGCCATCACCGGCTGGGGGGACCATCCCGGTGCCCTTGCCTCGGAGGCGGCCGCTGATATGGTACTGAACAAACCCATTGATCTGTTTGAGATTGAACGTTTTTTAATGAAACTTCTTACGAACCCTAAATCTACCAGACAAGACGAAAAATGA
- a CDS encoding calcium/sodium antiporter translates to MLSDVGILFIGLVLLYAGSEFLVRGAASTALLLSIRPVVVGLTVVAFATSAPELLVSLVASVRGAGGISVGNILGSNVINIALVLGISAMIKPITINRQIIRFDLPYMLGASFVFWILCMDGYIGYGDGVILLVLLVVFLFFGIKNSKEKNGQKRIRESSPRAIAINCLIMVAGLVGLAKGAEMVVQSAIVMARGIGLSEAFIGISVVALGTSLPELATSAVAASRGESDLSVGNVVGSNLFNICLVMGVVGILNPMPVEKELLVFEFPCMVAIAMLFALIAILKGQMGRKTGFVLIFSFVSYLLISYVK, encoded by the coding sequence GTGCTGAGTGATGTTGGAATTTTGTTTATAGGACTGGTCCTGCTGTATGCAGGATCAGAATTTCTGGTCAGAGGGGCTGCCTCAACGGCCCTGCTTCTTTCCATCCGGCCAGTGGTTGTGGGGCTCACCGTGGTGGCCTTTGCCACTTCAGCGCCTGAACTTCTTGTGAGCCTTGTGGCCTCGGTCAGGGGGGCAGGCGGAATCTCAGTGGGCAACATTCTGGGCAGTAATGTAATCAACATCGCCCTTGTTCTTGGGATCAGTGCCATGATCAAACCCATAACCATCAACCGTCAGATCATCCGGTTTGATCTGCCCTATATGCTCGGGGCCAGTTTTGTTTTCTGGATTCTGTGCATGGACGGATATATCGGCTATGGGGACGGGGTGATTCTGCTGGTTCTGCTGGTCGTCTTTCTCTTTTTCGGCATCAAAAATTCCAAAGAAAAAAATGGACAAAAGCGTATCCGGGAATCTTCACCAAGGGCCATTGCCATCAACTGTCTGATCATGGTGGCAGGTCTTGTGGGACTTGCCAAGGGTGCTGAAATGGTGGTTCAGTCGGCCATTGTCATGGCAAGGGGAATTGGGCTGTCCGAGGCATTTATCGGCATCTCGGTTGTTGCCCTTGGCACCTCGCTTCCTGAGCTTGCCACATCTGCCGTTGCCGCCTCCAGGGGTGAGAGTGACCTTTCCGTGGGCAATGTGGTCGGCAGCAACCTTTTTAACATCTGCCTTGTCATGGGCGTTGTTGGTATTTTAAACCCCATGCCCGTTGAAAAAGAGCTGTTGGTCTTTGAATTTCCCTGTATGGTCGCCATTGCAATGCTCTTTGCCCTGATTGCCATACTAAAAGGTCAGATGGGGAGAAAAACCGGGTTTGTCTTGATTTTTTCTTTTGTCAGCTATCTGCTTATTTCCTATGTCAAGTAA